GAGTAGCTCTTTTTTTAGAATGACAACCGTTACACCAGATGGTCCTAGATTTTTTTGTGCACCAGCATAAATCATCGAGAATTGCTCCACATTAATTTCATGGCTTAAAATATCACTAGACATATCGGCAATAAGCTCAACATTATTTAACTGTGGATATTCCGACCATTGGGTACCATAAATCGTATTATTTGAAGTAACATGTAAATAAGCAGCATTATCACTTATTTCTAAATCATTAATTGATGGAATGTGTTTGTATTGATTTTCTTTACTAGATGCAGATACATGGACATGCCCGATTTTTTTAGCTTCAGCTAAGGCTTTCTCAGACCAAGATCCTGTCAAAACATAGTTAGCAACTGTATTTTTGGAAAGTAAATTCATTGGAATCATTGTAAATTGAAGACTAGCCCCACCTTGAAGAAATAAAACTTCATATTCATCTGAGATGTTAAGTAATTGTTTTAGTAGAGTTTTCGCTTTTTCATGAACGGCGTCATATTCTTTACTACGATGACTAAGCTCCATCACAGACATCCCAGTTCCTTGGAAATTTACTAACTCTTGTTGAGCGATTTGTAGAACTTCTAGTGGTAGTGCAGATGGTCCAGCATTAAAGTTGTATGCACGCATCACGTAATATCCTCCTCAAAAATGTTTTGTTACGTTAATTGCTTAAATTGTTTATATAGTACCATGAAACGGTAATGAAGTAAGCTATTATTTTAAAGTTTTCGAAAATTAGCTAAGATTAGTTAACAAAATACAAACATAAAATTACATGAATTCAAAAGGGGAGAAATGTTTTTGTACCGTGAAAACAAGCCGTTTACTATTAGCCCTTATGACCACCCAGACATTTATCCAGGACCAAGACCACCTAGTTCATTTGTTTTTATGAATGGCAGAGTACATAAAATTGAAGAATCAAATAATACTAAAATTGAACAACTTTCAGTTCATGTTGCAAATAATAGTCACCCACTAGGTTCATTTTTAACGGGCGATGGAGCGATACTTAATATTGGGGAATTGTTAGAGACAGAGGGAGTAAGTGCGATCGATGATAGATTTCCAGTTGTTGCTTATGGATCAAACGTATGTATTGCACAACTTGTGTACAAATTTGGCTTAAATCAAAACTCGAAACAAATACTCATTTGTATGAAAGGTACGATGCTTGATTCAGATATTGTTTTTGGCCCATTTTTAGCTCCTTACGGGGCATTACCAGCAGTAATTGCACCAAATCGTGGGGCACAAACGGAAATTTGGCTAACATTCATGGATAAGGATCAACTTGAACTTATGGATAGAACAGAAACCGGATATGAACTTAGAGAACATCTTAATAGAAAACTAACACTTCAAACAGGAGAAACGTTTGAAAAAGTGTATGCATATTATTATCCATATGCTCTGAAGTTAGATGGAACATATTATCGTTATAATGATATTCCAAGCATTTCTACTATTCCAGCAGTGTGGCAAGCGGATATGATAAACCGAATAAAAGATCTATACGGTTTTACTGGAACAAGAGAAGAATTTATTCATCTATTAAGGTGGAATGATTCTTT
The sequence above is a segment of the Bacillus sp. SM2101 genome. Coding sequences within it:
- the serC gene encoding 3-phosphoserine/phosphohydroxythreonine transaminase, with protein sequence MMRAYNFNAGPSALPLEVLQIAQQELVNFQGTGMSVMELSHRSKEYDAVHEKAKTLLKQLLNISDEYEVLFLQGGASLQFTMIPMNLLSKNTVANYVLTGSWSEKALAEAKKIGHVHVSASSKENQYKHIPSINDLEISDNAAYLHVTSNNTIYGTQWSEYPQLNNVELIADMSSDILSHEINVEQFSMIYAGAQKNLGPSGVTVVILKKELLTNSTNELPTMLNYRTHADKNSLYNTPPTFAIYTLSLVLEWLANSGGVKGIERVNNEKASLLYSCIDDSNGFYKPHAKMDSRSKMNVTFTLPSEELTKKFLVEAKEKGFIGLSGHRSVGGCRASIYNAVPLEACETLAYFMNDFYKRNQL